ACATGAGACCTGCCAGCACTACACCTCAACCCGGGCGGCTTTCGTGGAGTGGTATGAGGAATCAAAGGCGATTAGGATGGGGTGTGCGAGGGGGACTGTTCGGCCTGATCCAAGTGGGTTTGTAGTGGGTTGGGAAAGTGTAAAAGCCGCCCCATGTTGTTTACGGACTGGGTGGGGCAGGAGCTGAGGACAAGTCTTGGTGAGTGAGCTACCCAAGGACGCTCTAGAATGGCGAAACAATTATCCCATTCATCATTACTCTGAGACCCATCTAGTATCGGCTAGACAAAAGCCTACAAACGATGCCAAAGTTCGATATCGATCCTCTCTATCTCGAGTAGCCCGTTTAGAATGAGATTCCGTCTCTCAGCAAGTCTTTGTTGATCGGCAGAGTGGTCCCACAtttattttcctttgtcttcctcttgagATGTCTGCATTATAAGCTCTACATCATGTATATATGATCTATCATAGTGGGAGGCATGATGCCGTTATGCAGTGTTTGCGCGAaaggaaggcaagggcCGGGACACTCCCTATCCGCACCACGCGAACTGCACGTGGCTGGAATTACCTAATCAGGAAAACCCCGTGTCTAGAGGCAAACAAGACCAGGGGTGTTGTTATATGTTACATATTATGCATTCTACTctatcctctccatccgccctccatccatcccaGCAGCTTATTGTGAGTCCTACagtccttcctttctcagTGATCCGCCCGAAGCGAACGTCTGTGCGGCTGAAGGGGAGTCACGACTCGGAAGCCAAACACGGGGCCGAGGGGAAAAACATCCCAAACAGGAAAGAACCCAAGATGGGTAATTCGCAGAGTTATATCTTATCGCTTCGCGTCCTTCAAATGTTATCCACTATCCATTCGCTATACCCGTATACTCCTTCCTGTTCGCGAGTCACAACACAGAGGAAATCATAGGCTCACCACATCCACCCTATTCCAATTGTCATTGGCTGGCCCTACGCGGGAGCTGAAGTAGTAACTCAGATCCGAATCAGCTGAAGGTGCAACCAAACATCCAACATCTCCTATCTCCACTCCTTGCCTTGTTGTATTGCTTTAAGCATCTCATGCTGACCACGTGATAGTGCCACAAATATATCAGTAACGAGACAATCACTGTATCCAACATCCTCCAGTCTGGCGCAGGGGAACTGTAACATCTAGTTCGCTTCTGGTTTCACCTCCCCCGGAGTATCCCATCCAACCGACTCGACCAGAAAATGGAGGATTCCTATTCACCCCGCATTCGTACGCCTCATATGAATCATCTTCACCCTTCTCATCCTGCCCACCAGCATTCACATTCGCCGAGAACTGTGTCGATAACGATGGAGGACTACATTGCGGACGATAATGAtagaggagatggattgGGTATGGGTGAAATGGGTATGGGAAGTGgttttggagaaggagatttcggagaaggaatgggaATTGATATGGATTTTGCCAGTAAGTCAGGTTGCGGTTTACTTGCGGAGCGAAGCGACATGGGGAGGAGACCGTTCTTGGAACTGGTTGAGAGGCGGATGTCGCATACTCCTGTATGGCGACAAGCGAGAAACAGGTGTCGTGATGGAAGAAATTAGCAAAAAGTACCAGCTAACTCATCTTTCACAGCGTCCGCTCTTACTCCCACTTTATCACAACACTCGCTCTCTCGCCCTCCGACTAGTCACAGTCTTGCCGATGCTCCTTCAAGCGGTGGTCTCAATTCATCCGCTTTACCTTCCAGTGGGGGGATGAGTGGCACTATGCCATCGATCGGATACGGCGCTCAGCAACATCAGCATCGGCATCCTCAGGCgcagcaacaacatcaACATCACGCTCATCAGtctcagcagcaacagcatcCTTCCCAACCTCATCCCACCTCCCAATCAAACCAACAAAGCCACCCACACGCGCATCATCAAGCGTATTCTCAGCCACACGCCCACACCCATACCGACCATATGCAGTCCATGCACCCTAATAGTGGAATGGACATGTTCCAGTCAGAGACGGGTttagaagatgaagacgatgaagaaggtatgTATCTATCTCGAATTTTATTGTGTTGGCTGAACCTTGACTTTCGGATTACAGATACTCGAGCCAAACGTCCCCGCCCAAACACTTCCCAACCCTTCCATGCCTCCCGCGCaccttctcatcctcactctAATTCCAATTCCCATTCTCACGACCCCGATGCGGAAAACGATAATGATAACGACAACGATGTTTCCGACAAGGACGAACCCCAACGACGTAAAATCAAGATTGAATACATACCTGACAAGTCTCGTCGACATATCACGTTTTCGAAGCGGAAGGCGGGTATCATGAAGAAGGCGTATGAGCTGTCGATTTTGACAGGAACGCAAGTGTTGTTATTGGTGGTATCTGAGACTGGGCTAGTCTACACATTCACGACGAACAAGTTGCAGCCTTTGGTGCAGAAGTCGGAGGGCAAGAATCTTATCCAAGTACgttctttcatctttttccctctttgtCGCAATACCTTTTATTGACATggtccttttcttctccaatagGCATGTCTCAACGCTCCTGATGGTTTCGGTCCCGACGGCGAACCTGTCGGACCCATGTCCGCTACGAAGTCGAAGAATGGTGGCTTGGCGATACGACCTCACAAGTTACCTGCTGGAGCAAGCGCGGCAATGGCGAAGAGTCAGGCCTTGTCAGCCGAGCAGAATGCCGCCCAGCTTCAAGCTCATGCCCAAACACAAGCTCAGGCGGCACAAGCCCATGCCCAAGCTCAAGCGCAGGTGCAAATGCAGGTGTCAGCCGCAGCACAGGCTCAAGCAACTGCTCAAGTTCAAGCTCACGCGGCGGCTAAAGCAGCCCAAGCCCAAAGACAACAAGCTCAGATACAATCTCATGTCCAGAATCAGAACTCTTCTCCGAATCCGAACCAGCCTGAGCTCAGTCGTCGAGAGCAACAACTGAAATCACTCTCAGCGCTCGGTATATCCGCGACACCCCCTACGACTTTGtctactcttcctccatcctcgGCTTCGATACCTTCGTTACCTTCTTTACCTGGATCGGGCTCAATGGGTTCTGTAACGCAAGTTCCGCCTATGACTTCGTCTgggcaaggaggaggtaTGGGGAGGACCCCAACGCCAAGCCAACTGCATACGCCTACAATGGGACATGGGCCACTCGGTCAAGGTATTTCAACGCCTGTTACACCTCGCGCCAACGCCAATATGGCCGCAAACTCCAACAAAAACAACTTGGCCAATGCCAACCACTCGGTATCCGTATCATCCCCCGCTAATCGACCAAAGAAGCGGCTCCCTTCCCGCCGACGTCAAGCTTCTACCTCTTCAGCAGTCGGCGAGATGGGCATAAAGTTGGAGCAAGGAATGGATATACCGCCCGTGCCGAATTTGCCTGCTGAATATGTAGGATCCGGCCAGGCGAATGGGTCGTCACCTGGTGCTAGCGGATCATCTACTGGTAAAGGCCTCAgcgg
This Cryptococcus neoformans var. neoformans JEC21 chromosome 14 sequence DNA region includes the following protein-coding sequences:
- a CDS encoding RNA polymerase II transcription factor, putative, with product MEDSYSPRIRTPHMNHLHPSHPAHQHSHSPRTVSITMEDYIADDNDRGDGLGMGEMGMGSGFGEGDFGEGMGIDMDFATSALTPTLSQHSLSRPPTSHSLADAPSSGGLNSSALPSSGGMSGTMPSIGYGAQQHQHRHPQAQQQHQHHAHQSQQQQHPSQPHPTSQSNQQSHPHAHHQAYSQPHAHTHTDHMQSMHPNSGMDMFQSETGLEDEDDEEDTRAKRPRPNTSQPFHASRAPSHPHSNSNSHSHDPDAENDNDNDNDVSDKDEPQRRKIKIEYIPDKSRRHITFSKRKAGIMKKAYELSILTGTQVLLLVVSETGLVYTFTTNKLQPLVQKSEGKNLIQACLNAPDGFGPDGEPVGPMSATKSKNGGLAIRPHKLPAGASAAMAKSQALSAEQNAAQLQAHAQTQAQAAQAHAQAQAQVQMQVSAAAQAQATAQVQAHAAAKAAQAQRQQAQIQSHVQNQNSSPNPNQPELSRREQQLKSLSALGISATPPTTLSTLPPSSASIPSLPSLPGSGSMGSVTQVPPMTSSGQGGGMGRTPTPSQLHTPTMGHGPLGQGISTPVTPRANANMAANSNKNNLANANHSVSVSSPANRPKKRLPSRRRQASTSSAVGEMGIKLEQGMDIPPVPNLPAEYVGSGQANGSSPGASGSSTGKGLSGKGKAQGLGIGIGVSSPRIASSSGAASPKLGSGVGVMTGTIAQRRAEASAARLERMGGEIDSEMGAQHSQHGHQHQQHQYHHQQNSPLSPMSVSTFHYPPEYRHPSSHAHSYARTLHHYPHAEHGHLQPQAVSATQAQAQADVENAYYYGTRSPNSQSLSAAGLGDMRHISDMNDMGEMGDLRDMREIRDIRNMGDMGDMGDMGNLGSISDMGDMGDMGDMGHLREMDGMDMEIGMFGSGEERAGREGGRLMGIGM